Genomic window (Phragmites australis chromosome 5, lpPhrAust1.1, whole genome shotgun sequence):
GGAAGAATATGTGACCCTTCTTCCCTTCAAAGAGCAGTTGCCAGTTGGAGCCTAACATCTGAGTTCACTCCTCCGATGCGCATCACAACTTTGATGCCTATGAACGCCTGGACCTTTCACAGTTCTGCACTTCTTTGTGAAGTAAGAACGCATCTCCTTGGTCGTGGTTGAATGCGCGTCGCTCAAAGCTGCATACTGTGAGCTGCCTCAGTAACTTCTCGAGACACGAGTAAAGGCAGCTCTCGGGGTCCTTCATATTTGGGTTCGTACAAAGGACAGCTGCGTTCACTGCATCCGCCACGAATTCACGCTGGGCGGAGTCCAGCAGGTATCCAATGCATGACTCCGCAGGCTTCTCGTATGCAAGCAGGGCTATACACTCCTGCACAAACCACATCATTCACCATTCAGCTCATGAACAAAGTACTATGGCTCATTCAAATTGGAAGTCTATCAAGTTGTGATGATTTCAAAAGATAGATTTACAAGCACATTGCTTTGTAAGAGACAATGATACAACAAAAAAGGCCAACCAACATTAAAAAAGGCCATGGCATTACCTTCAACAAACCCTCAAAAGCTTTGTGCGTCAAGAAGTTGGCCAGGTTAGCACGACCATATTTCACAGCATCCTCCAGTTGTTCAGCCTAATGCATGGGGAAAAGAGTTAAATGCAAAACAAGATGCAATGCAACATTGTCCTAGTGCCCAAAAAAGAATACATGCCAGTACACCAAGATATTCACAAAACATCTCGTTTTATTTCACCAAAAAATCTCGTTTCATAATGATATTCAGAAATTTAAtaatgaagtacaccaagaTGGCTAGAGCATTCATTAAGCAAGAAGCTATCAAGAGTGAACGAAACTAGTACCAAACCAGAGTGAATTTGAACATAAGCATTCATGTCCGTAGGCATATAACTAAGTTATTTTCCCAAATATTAAGTAACTAAACTCTGAGCAACTATAGTGGCAGACAAATTGATATAAGCCTTTACCGCCATTATAGTAGCAGACAAACGTGAGCATAAGCAGGATCTTATTCCATATTGCAGTTAATCATTTCCACTTAACGGCTAAGCTACATAATAGGCAGTTGTCTGTTCAGTTACTTGACGTGTATATAATATTGCATTCTTAATTTGATTTAGGATATACTCTTATCAAAATGTTCATCGGCAGAAGGCAATAAGTTAGTGCAGATTTTCTACCAGGTGGATAGCTACAAAAGTAGCAGCGAACATACAGTAGAAATTAAATCTTAATACAATTGATCCCACGATATAATACGAAAGTGGCATGAACCATGCAACATAACAATTGAATTCGGAATATCCAGATAAGTAGTTAGTTAAGTACCCTGATATATTCTATGAATCTTTGAGAATGGAGTAAGAAGCAAATAACCGATTTCTCATcctgcaaaagaaaagaaattattCCCAGTGCAcggaaaaaatataatttttttaaggaaaacaGGATTAAATCTCCTATAAGATAAAGACATCAACAGTAACACAACCACACACTTCACAATAATGATTCAGTTGGTGCACAAATATATTGTTTGGTCACATACTCATATTATAATTTTCGAAATAACATGGAGAAGATAAATTAAATCAACTACAAGACTGTAAAGTATATACCTTTATCAATTGTGGATACCACTCCCTCAGTCTTTGGAATGTAGAATCAATATCTCCGTTCATGATAAGCTTCATGAAATCAAACAAACTGTTTTAGAAGGCAGAAGCCATACCACAGGCAAAAGTAAAGACAATATTATTGATCACGCACATCTGTAAGATACTGTAGAATAATGTGAACAAATGAAATAACTACAACATATCAGTACCGTACAATCAAACATATGAACGAGGAGCTTGGAAAGCAACTGAGGCCAACTACCAACCATTgcttttgttttgaaaaaatgaCTGTCTATGGAGCTTGCAGCCATACAATTTAAAAAAGCCAACTTAGTCTAAAAACGTAGAACTTTCCAAACCACACTCACAACACATAAGGAATAAGCATACTCAGATACACATTATATACTTGGCACGAAGGAGCTCCATGCCTCAATCACTAGGAACTGGTGTCTGACTATTCAACTACTGTATCAAAGCCTGCTCTGAGAGTGAGCATGTGTAATTCTGTAAATTTTTGTGAAGTAGAAGAAACTTAACTCCACAGAGATACTACGGAACTAAAAGATGAGAAAAATGGATATAAGCTAAAATACCATAGCAAATCAGTTGCATGTAAGTTTCTCAGCTCACCTGCCGCAAACGTTTTCTGTGGCTAAGACCATACATTTCAGGAGGTTCCCCATAACCATTTTGATGACTGGCGGGAGGATCAGTTTCACTTGCCATATCAAAAGAATTTAGAGTATCTTGGTAGCCGTAATGTAGGAGATATGAACGAACAATCCTGTGACAAGTTCATGGGATGTATACATAAGGCAAGTCAACCTAGAATAGATTTCAAATATCGAGGGAAGAACCATACAGCGTAATAATTAAACAATTTAGTGGAAGTGAGCATAAAATAAGGTTGGATGGAAATGAAGATGGTAAGCAAAGAAGTAAATTGTAGGAAATGAAAACCCTCAAAGCCACACAGCAGAAGTGCAATCAAAGAGCCAACATCATGAGTTACATAATTATTAAAGAGAACTTCAATCATATCCATTTTGACTATAATTTTGGGGGATTTACATGAAAGGTCTATCTAGGGACAGGACATGCAACACTAAACATGATAGATAGTCATTTAGCATATTGAGGCATACAGGCATACCAATGACTGATGTCCGGTTGCAAGTACATTTTGTCGGTTACCAATTGTTGCCTcattttttcttcaagaatatAACCCTGCCAAATAGAAGCAAATTGCATCGATCGCAAAAACTATGCACAGTGTACACCAAGTGAACAAGCTTGAATTTAGTGTTTATTACATGGCATAACTCAGCTACATCATCACTCTATCAATATTAGCCGCATAAAGTAGATGCAATGTGGCTACGTGAAGAAAGAACTGGAGTCCCTAAAAAGAAACTTGACTGCTGTGTGTGGTACCATATTTTGGTTGTGGATGGCCAATAACACCCTTAAGGGTGCACGCAATTAAAAATCCTTTCAATAATAGTATATTAAAAGGAGATGGACTTAAAGTGTAATGTAGCTAAATTTGGCAAAATGAGATGGGTAATTCATGAGAGAAAGTGAAACATGTTTCCTCGATGCAGAAATGTATTACTGATGTATAATTAGTGCCTAGAAATAAGGAATTTCAATtgagaaagaaaaatagaacAATTTTAGGTAGCTGGGCATTGCATAGGTTGTGAGGTACCAGTAGGTCAACAAGAACATCTTGCCTCACCTCGATGTCAAAACAGAACTGTTCTTTTCCAAAGTTTACTGTCACCCTGATTTGCAAAAAAATCAGATAATCAGATCCAACTTATAACACAAGGATATTAGACAAACACAATATATATCTctaagcccccccccccccccgggtcgACAACTCCTGGTGGGTCAAACACAATGAGTTTAGAGAGATTGAGCTTGTGCTGAGCTATAGTATGTGCCTTTGTGAAGAAATCAGCCAACTGAAGCACTAAAGGAATATACTGAAGATCAATAACCGCATCATGTACTTGTGTCCGTGTGcaagaagcatcaacaccaatatgctggtgagctcatgcttcaccgGGTCTCAGAAATATTGATAACACATGTACTATCGGAGAAAAGAGTAGATGCAGGAGATGAGACCAAAAATCCTCAAGTAACCACCGTAACCAACTGAGCTCCGTGTCCAGTGTTATCGGGACATGCAAGTCCGGAATTTTTTTGCCACATTGACACATAAGTCTGGAATTTTTTTGCCGCGTTGACACGCACTAGACTCTTCTCCGACAAATCCAAGGGGCTGACTCGAGAAGGGAGGTGCTGGCTTGAATCCATGAAGAACATGGAAAAGACATGGTATAGTTGGATATCATCTAGACTTGCCTTGTAAACCACAGATTCTCCATTTTCGGCCATACTCACACGCACATTGACTACTTGCGCACCTTCGAATGAAATAGATGTACCTTAGTAGGAAACTCCAAATCTCGTATTGTTTGATCCATTGGAAAGAAGACTTGATGTCCTTTCTACATATCAATACTGTTGGCCTTGAAATCCTCTGTACACATGGACACATCTTCATGAAATTGACATACAGAATAGCATTGTATATCCTCATCAAAACCCACGGGCACGCGGGTAAAATATGcacattgccatccctagttgCATGGTGAGTTGGCGAACATGAGCAACAGATGGAACATTAAAAGAACTGTAAAGGGTGCCCCGACCAGTAACAGAAAAAGATGTACCATTAACGGTAACGACATTAAGAAAAGCAAGAGGATGAAGTGAAGATAAACTGGAAGAACTAGAAGTAGTAGGAAAACATGCCCCTGAGTCAAGAATCCAATGTGAGGTACCTAACTGTGCAGAAAGTGGTCTCTTAGTGCCAAAAGAGGGGTAGTAGAACCAACAAAACATGTCGGCAAGGAGGATGAGGTAGGAATCAAGCGTCAAAGCAGTGTCACAATCTTCTGTTGAGTGTAAGTCAAAGGTGGTGGAGGTATAAGCACCAGAGAGTCGTCGAAAATGCTTCTTATTCCGGTAGCAGTTCACCTCAACATAGCCCTCCTTGATGCAGTAGGTGCAGCGAGGACGACCACCACCATCTGAGGAGGCCGCAAAAGGCAAAGGAGTGGCACGAGGAGCAGTCGGCAGTGTAGATGAAGATGTAAGCTCAGCAGGTGGATGAGCAGCCAGCACTGAGGAAAGTGGCAACAGTCCAAAGCCACGCAGACAAGTCTCCTACGAACACATCTCCGTGCGGGCTTCCACAAGCATGACATGAGGATGACATGCAAGCAGCTAAGCACGACGCTGGTCAAACTATGGACGAATACAAGTAAGGAACTCATAAAGGCGACGAAAATCTCTTTCAGCACGCAAGTCCAAACAACATTTATGGGAGCGGCAACCAGCAACACAAAGAGAGTCCAACATACACCACATTGGCACACTGCCGACATCTAAGCGTAGAACACGTCAAAGGTGGCATCACCCTGCTAAAGAGACTGCTCCTAGTAAACAACAGACAAGTAAAGAGCATCCCCAAATAGCTCATAGTTCTAACGAAGATAGAGTCCACATCTGAAAAGCTGTAGAAAAACTCAACAATCTCAAAGGAGAACCGTGGCTCAACACTAGCAATCAGAATGGACGCTACACAACCATCATCCATCCACTGATCATAATGAGACAACTGATCTCGGTACAACTCCAAGGCATCCTGGTAGGCGGAGACAGCCTTATCATAGGCAACGGTGACGGGCTCAGTAGCGGTTTTGTCTGCTTTGTCGACGGAAGGCTTCATAGGCTCTATTGAAAGAACAGGGGAAGACGGACAAGGAATGTCGACAAAAAGAACACCCCAAAGACGAAGCCCACGCATATTAATGTGCATATGCTGCGCAAAATTCCGGTAGTTGACACCATCGAAAATCACCAAGCAACGAGGAACTGAAACGATGCCCAATGAAGAAGACATGGTACCCTTTTTCGGAGAGACGACAACGGCTCAATGCATCGATGCGGCTCAAGGAGGCGAGCAGTGGCGCAGCCCAAGCCTGAGCGGTGCGGATCCAAGCAGAGACGAGCCCGAGCGTCGATGGAGATCCAACGACAGCGACCTTGATCCAAATTAGCAGGAAAATCGACTGGCGCCTGACATGGCAGTCGATCGACAACAGTCTGATGATGAGCAACGCGCGAAAAGAGGTTGACGAGCCTAAAGATGGAGGTCAGAGGAGTTGAACAGAACTGCAACAGCAAGGAGGCGGCGAATCGAGACGGGGGAGAACGGATTGGACCAGGGCGCCACCAATCCAAGGCAGTAGCAGGCGGGGGCCACAACTGATCGAAGTGAGGTGGCCAGGAAGCAGTGGCGAAGAGAGGAGCCGACAATGGAAAAACTATCTAGGGTTTAGGACGAGTTGTTACGCCCTAGAGAGGaaaacctagctctaataccatgttaggaatagcaatttGTATTCCATATATACATGTGCAGGTAAATATGCAGGGAACCCCTTATAACACGGGGATATTACACAGACTCAATGTATATCTCTAACAAGGGTAAAGTTAAGCTCTAGGTCACATAACCTAACCCTGTAGCACTTCATTCCTTGTTCATACATGAATCGTAATTTGACTGTTGAACATAACTTACTACATCTTTCTATGCTGAAGCTACAAACCCAGAAATCAATCGTATATGAAGCTATGTCTGAGCAGCAAACATGGAGTCACCGACTTGTGTCATTGTTAAAGTGTATGACTTGAGACTTGATGTGTGGCAGTAGAAGGGAACATAATCTTCCATATGTAGCTATTGTGAATGAAACAGGCAAAAGACAACTGGGTAAATTGTTTTGCACCAGGTATTTCAATCCAATATGCAGAAAACCCATGTCTGGCAGATGTTTCTGTAGCTGAAATACATCGGTTTAAATGCAATGTACTCTATTTAGCATCTCTATTTTCACCTAAAACAATCGCTATAGAAAGAGGCAACTTACTCTTCATCCTGACTATGAACTGCAATGGTAGGATATAGTGGGCATTTAATATCTTTTGGAAAGGCTCCAACCAGAGATCCATTTTTCCTGGAAGATGATACGTGTAATCAGATGAGAGAACAATAAATAAGCATAAGGCACAGTTCAACCTGACCATACAGGAGAATACATGCCAATACCAGCAAGGCATGGTGGTGGATGCAAATGCAACACTACCATTTTCCTAAATTCAAGATTAAACATCCAACAGCTGTAGTGCTTAAAATTGTAGTAAGTTTTTAAAGGTTTATGGTGAAGTattagataaaaatatttaatcatcTTATACTCAACCCAGaagtcaaagaaaagaaagatgtcAACTGAAGAAATTATACCAAAAAAAACCTCCTAGAAGATTGATGAATAGCTaatcaaacaagcaaacacTAGCCCTGTTTGGCACAGCTGAAACTTATGGGCTTTTGCTGAAAAACTGcttttctaaaaagctgttTATAGCTTGTGAGAAAAACTATTAGCTTATGGCCTTAATTTTTAAGCTCTCAAcacacagcttttcagaaaagctattctcaaccagcttatcagcttttagttcatttcatcatAAACCAACTTATCAGCTTTGCAAAAGTCAGCATAAGCTCAGCCTGTTAGCACAGCTAATGCCTTCTGAGAAGTAGAAGCTGCTGATAAGCTGTGCCAAACAGGGCCACTATCAATTCATTAGAAATTACCAAACTTACGTGAAGAAAAATTCTTGTGACAAATAGTTGATGCCAGCACCAATTGTGTCGCCAGATGTGTATTTGGGACCAAAAGATTCACCTTTCCCATGACCCCGGTAAAGATAGCCATCATCACCATGGTATCCACAACTGTTAGACTCCCAGCTGGAAAGAACAAAGAATAGACAGGATATATCGATGAGAAGGTTCTGTTCAATAGAAAGCGCTTAAATACTTTAGCATCTCCAATTTGAAGTCAGCTcaaatggaaatgaaaaaaattagggGTCTTACAATTTTcctaaacaaaataaattatatgaAAGGTGAGAAAATTGCAAGCAATACTACCACTAACGGTTTGCCAGGAAATACTCTACAACAGGCCAACAATTAAAGATTCTGGTACATTCATAAAACTGAAAGGGCATACTCTTCTTAGTATAAAAAGATCTAGCATTTGCTAATAATAGTTGAAAACGACCAATGAACTATATTGATTTAGCTTCCTCGTAAAAAATTGTGCAATCTGCTATCCCCGCAAATTTAGACAAGAAATGCAATAATCGGACACTACATCTCAAGTTTGCATTGATAGACACAAAATATGCAAATACAGACAGGTTAAACTACGAAGCAGCAAGGCAGGGGGCTGACCCCGGTTGTCGTCGCATCTTGAAGCTCTCGCTGGTGAACCCGATGGAGGTCTGCCCCTTGAACCCGGCGTTCCTGACGCCCATCTCGAAGTAGTAGACGGCCCGCCGCGTGGGCGCCGGGCGGTCGGCCTGCACGACCCCGACGTCGTGGCCGTGGTGGTGGCTGCCGAAGTACCTGACGGACATCTTGTCGGGGGAGACGACGGCGAAGAGGCCCGAGCTGTTGACGGTGTTGAGCACGGACGGCGCCGGCTCGGCCTccatctccgccgccgccgcctcccactCCGCCGGGGACCGCCACCGCGACGCCAGCCGCATCGGGTCCACCGCCAGcgctgccgcctccgcctccgcctctgccTCCGCCTCCGGCTCCTGGTTCGCTACCATTCACCTATCAAATTCCAAACCCCGATAGAAATTATCAGAAAGGAAAAACGAACACCGATCCCGACCTAACCCTAGCACGAAGGAAATGGCGGATCGACGCGGAGCTTACCG
Coding sequences:
- the LOC133919086 gene encoding ran-binding protein M homolog isoform X2, which produces MVANQEPEAEAEAEAEAAALAVDPMRLASRWRSPAEWEAAAAEMEAEPAPSVLNTVNSSGLFAVVSPDKMSVRYFGSHHHGHDVGVVQADRPAPTRRAVYYFEMGVRNAGFKGQTSIGFTSESFKMRRQPGWESNSCGYHGDDGYLYRGHGKGESFGPKYTSGDTIGAGINYLSQEFFFTKNGSLVGAFPKDIKCPLYPTIAVHSQDEEVTVNFGKEQFCFDIEGYILEEKMRQQLVTDKMYLQPDISHWIVRSYLLHYGYQDTLNSFDMASETDPPASHQNGYGEPPEMYGLSHRKRLRQLIMNGDIDSTFQRLREWYPQLIKDEKSVICFLLHSQRFIEYIRAEQLEDAVKYGRANLANFLTHKAFEGLLKECIALLAYEKPAESCIGYLLDSAQREFVADAVNAAVLCTNPNMKDPESCLYSCLEKLLRQLTVCSFERRAFNHDQGDAFLLHKEVQNCERSRRS
- the LOC133919086 gene encoding ran-binding protein M homolog isoform X1, with protein sequence MVANQEPEAEAEAEAEAAALAVDPMRLASRWRSPAEWEAAAAEMEAEPAPSVLNTVNSSGLFAVVSPDKMSVRYFGSHHHGHDVGVVQADRPAPTRRAVYYFEMGVRNAGFKGQTSIGFTSESFKMRRQPGWESNSCGYHGDDGYLYRGHGKGESFGPKYTSGDTIGAGINYLSQEFFFTKNGSLVGAFPKDIKCPLYPTIAVHSQDEEVTVNFGKEQFCFDIEVRQDVLVDLLGYILEEKMRQQLVTDKMYLQPDISHWIVRSYLLHYGYQDTLNSFDMASETDPPASHQNGYGEPPEMYGLSHRKRLRQLIMNGDIDSTFQRLREWYPQLIKDEKSVICFLLHSQRFIEYIRAEQLEDAVKYGRANLANFLTHKAFEGLLKECIALLAYEKPAESCIGYLLDSAQREFVADAVNAAVLCTNPNMKDPESCLYSCLEKLLRQLTVCSFERRAFNHDQGDAFLLHKEVQNCERSRRS